One window from the genome of Pyrus communis chromosome 16, drPyrComm1.1, whole genome shotgun sequence encodes:
- the LOC137719691 gene encoding LOB domain-containing protein 33-like, with protein MAGLGSSCGACKFLRRKCTSECIFAPYFCYDQAADHFAAVHKVFGASNVSKLLLHLPVQNRSDAAITMSYEALARMRDPVYGCVSQIFALQQQVAYLQEEIETLGSQMVDFATCHPSNSNTFVDQLQVFSQHDAVDTQHIQNQLPESPIFPHIGSAAANQGFNGEMDIEMPPLQEWEEVNLIGDHSTPDPLKRFLESMEQDNLGNNPWPNKTATWDLY; from the exons ATGGCAGGATTAGGCTCTTCATGTGGAGCATGCAAATTCCTACGGCGAAAATGCACAAGCGAATGCATTTTCGCTCCTTACTTCTGCTACGACCAAGCTGCCGACCACTTTGCAGCAGTACACAAAGTGTTTGGTGCAAGCAATGTGTCCAAGCTGCTACTACACTTACCGGTGCAAAATCGAAGTGATGCTGCCATCACCATGTCGTATGAAGCGCTAGCTCGAATGCGTGATCCTGTGTATGGATGTGTCTCGCAAATCTTTGCACTCCAACAACAG GTTGCGTACTTACAAGAGGAGATCGAAACTCTTGGGAGCCAAATGGTTGATTTTGCAACTTGCCATCCAAGTAATAGCAACACATTCGTTGATCAGTTGCAAGTATTTTCACAACATGATGCTGTTGACACACAACATATCCAGAATCAATTACCAGAATCACCAATATTTCCACACATAGGAAGTGCAGCTGCCAACCAAGGGTTTAACGGTGAGATGGATATAGAGATGCCTCCTTTACAGGAATGGGAAGAAGTGAACTTAATTGGGGATCACTCTACACCAGATCCTTTAAAAAGATTTCTTGAAAGCATGGAGCAAGACAACTTGGGAAACAATCCATGGCCAAATAAGACTGCTACATGGGATTTATACTAA